In Chitinophaga nivalis, a single genomic region encodes these proteins:
- the metX gene encoding homoserine O-acetyltransferase MetX: MSVKVFHSTASFRLESGQVLPSLHIAYHTYGTMNADGSNVVWICHALTANSDVADWWAGLTGTGRPIDPARHFIVCANIIGSCYGSSGPHSVNPDTGQPWYHTFPAVTIRDMVQAHILLRQHLRIPRIGLLVGGSMGGYQVLEWALTEPQLIGKLFLLCTGAAESAWGIAIHTAQRLAIEADHTWEDPTPAAGAAGLKAARAIGMLTYRNYQTFVRAQSDPDKEKTDGFRASSYINYQGDKLVKRFNAQTYWLLTKAMDSHNIARGRHEDITAALSHITQPTLLIGISSDILCPPEEQRLLATHLPQATYHEIDSTYGHDGFLIEFETIGTILNDWLHQG; encoded by the coding sequence TTGTCGGTTAAGGTTTTCCATAGTACAGCATCATTCCGGTTAGAATCCGGCCAGGTTTTACCCTCCTTGCACATCGCTTACCATACGTATGGTACCATGAATGCAGATGGCAGTAATGTGGTGTGGATATGTCACGCGTTGACCGCCAACAGTGATGTTGCCGACTGGTGGGCCGGACTTACGGGAACCGGCAGGCCCATAGATCCTGCCCGGCATTTTATTGTCTGTGCCAATATTATAGGTTCCTGCTATGGCAGTTCCGGCCCGCACTCCGTTAACCCGGATACCGGGCAACCCTGGTACCATACTTTTCCGGCGGTCACCATCCGCGATATGGTACAGGCGCACATCTTACTGCGGCAACACCTCCGGATTCCCCGAATAGGCCTGCTTGTAGGCGGTTCTATGGGAGGCTATCAGGTATTGGAATGGGCATTGACAGAGCCACAGCTGATCGGCAAACTGTTCCTGCTTTGCACCGGTGCTGCGGAAAGTGCCTGGGGTATTGCTATACATACCGCACAGCGGCTGGCCATAGAGGCAGACCATACCTGGGAAGACCCCACCCCTGCTGCCGGCGCTGCCGGACTCAAGGCGGCACGGGCAATAGGCATGCTGACGTACCGGAACTACCAGACCTTTGTACGTGCACAGTCTGACCCCGACAAGGAAAAAACAGATGGCTTCCGGGCCTCTTCCTATATTAATTATCAGGGCGACAAACTGGTCAAACGTTTCAATGCACAAACCTACTGGCTGCTCACCAAAGCCATGGATAGCCACAATATTGCACGGGGACGTCATGAAGACATTACAGCCGCCCTCTCCCATATTACCCAACCCACCCTGCTGATCGGCATCAGCAGCGATATTTTATGTCCGCCGGAAGAACAACGATTGCTGGCAACTCACCTGCCACAGGCGACCTACCACGAAATAGACTCCACTTACGGACATGATGGCTTCCTCATCGAATTCGAAACCATCGGCACCATTTTAAACGACTGGCTGCACCAGGGATAA
- a CDS encoding SWIM zinc finger family protein translates to MLFNYRYSGQSQVYSNATAAGISFAPDTHRDPTFFVGKLDKKIAFREAISALHDVVVSDLRFKPKDKTAYKEWAAQQEAVWLAEFMGAYDKQAADQRMEALKAELQTISAEKDRVMSPFYKARKNYFDYLYQKDRDAWFVLDPVISVHPDEMFFECFSQDESTYGKLSASYNVFKEVNEFECGTTNIDYSAALYNEFQKIRDYKETDFKIDPGGFQVQTSQEELYHEVKIDLPDSWVRGFLQVSSAMTLPAATFDLHPMDVYNFCLWLRRFKEKQGPRSIRFILEPDKPVRAIFEPWNHEIVCARSLYRGPQRREIRIWGRRRLLILERLIPIAKKFTVHLTGNGLPSFYIADLGDMQFTLGLSGWTANDWSRAGQFDLMAPRAVVDDSAKLKVFADLKTRWMGKPEAIAAATGLDKATVLGALGIYTQAGKVIYDLHTGFYRLRELSREPLPLESLRFSNPQEAVANELVQKKKVEVKEQELPGVGIQLKGNVKGDYRVYHPVIVIDADERLSEAHCDCSFYNTNKLYKGPCEHMLALRIAHAEK, encoded by the coding sequence ATGTTATTTAACTATAGATATAGCGGTCAATCACAGGTATATAGCAATGCTACTGCTGCCGGTATTTCTTTTGCGCCGGATACCCACCGTGACCCCACTTTTTTTGTAGGGAAACTGGACAAAAAGATTGCTTTCCGGGAAGCCATTTCTGCTCTGCATGATGTGGTGGTATCGGATCTGCGTTTCAAACCGAAAGATAAAACGGCCTATAAAGAATGGGCTGCGCAACAGGAAGCCGTGTGGCTGGCCGAATTTATGGGCGCCTACGATAAACAGGCGGCAGACCAGCGTATGGAAGCGCTCAAAGCTGAGCTGCAAACCATCAGCGCGGAGAAAGACCGCGTGATGTCGCCGTTTTATAAAGCCCGTAAAAATTACTTCGACTACCTGTATCAGAAAGACCGGGATGCCTGGTTTGTACTGGACCCGGTGATCAGCGTACATCCCGATGAAATGTTCTTTGAATGTTTCAGTCAGGATGAATCGACCTACGGTAAGCTGAGCGCCAGCTACAACGTATTCAAGGAAGTCAACGAATTTGAGTGTGGTACTACCAACATCGATTATTCGGCAGCGTTATACAACGAATTTCAGAAGATCAGGGACTATAAGGAAACTGATTTTAAAATAGATCCGGGAGGATTTCAGGTACAAACTTCTCAGGAAGAATTATACCATGAGGTGAAGATAGACCTGCCCGATAGCTGGGTACGTGGTTTTCTGCAGGTAAGTTCCGCAATGACATTACCGGCAGCCACCTTCGATCTGCATCCGATGGACGTCTATAACTTCTGCCTCTGGTTACGCCGCTTTAAAGAAAAGCAGGGGCCCCGTTCTATCCGTTTTATCCTGGAACCAGATAAACCGGTACGGGCCATCTTTGAACCCTGGAACCACGAAATCGTATGTGCGCGGTCGTTATACCGCGGTCCGCAGCGCCGTGAAATCAGAATATGGGGGAGAAGGAGATTGCTGATTCTGGAAAGACTTATTCCGATCGCTAAGAAATTCACGGTACATCTCACCGGCAACGGATTGCCTTCTTTCTACATCGCTGATCTGGGAGATATGCAGTTTACCCTGGGCTTATCCGGGTGGACAGCGAACGACTGGTCGCGTGCCGGACAGTTCGACCTGATGGCGCCCCGCGCAGTAGTAGATGACAGTGCCAAACTGAAAGTATTTGCCGACCTGAAAACCAGGTGGATGGGCAAACCGGAAGCTATTGCCGCAGCCACCGGATTGGATAAGGCCACCGTACTGGGCGCGCTGGGTATCTATACCCAGGCGGGTAAAGTGATCTACGACCTGCATACCGGATTTTACCGCCTGCGGGAGTTGAGCCGCGAACCATTGCCGCTGGAAAGCCTGCGTTTTTCCAATCCGCAGGAAGCAGTGGCCAATGAACTGGTGCAAAAAAAGAAAGTAGAAGTAAAGGAACAGGAATTACCAGGAGTAGGTATACAACTGAAAGGAAATGTAAAAGGAGATTATCGTGTATACCATCCCGTTATAGTGATAGATGCCGACGAAAGATTGAGCGAAGCACACTGTGACTGTAGTTTTTACAATACGAATAAATTATACAAAGGACCCTGCGAACACATGCTGGCCCTGCGTATCGCGCATGCAGAAAAATAA
- a CDS encoding O-succinylhomoserine sulfhydrylase, producing the protein MHKENQYQPDTHAVRIQTARTDQMEHSTPMFLTSSFCFDDAEEMRATFADETDFNIYSRFSNPNVDEFIQKMCALEGAEAGYATASGMSAIFASFMALLKAGDHILSARSIFGSTHTVVTKFLPKWGIEYSYFDMNDPASIEAMIQPNTRMIYVETPSNPGLEIIDMEWLAGIANKHNIILNVDNCFATPVLQRPIAAGAHLVVHSATKWIDGQGRVLGGVIVGRKDLIKDIHTFCRSTGPAMSPFNAWVLSKSLETLYVRMERHSDSALKLAQALENNPHLLSIKYPFLPTHPQYAIATKQMSGGGGIVCFELKGGLEQGVRFLDSLQLLSLTANLGDSRSIASHPASTTHAKLTDAERASVGITPGLIRISVGLENIKDILADIEQALDKSK; encoded by the coding sequence ATGCATAAAGAGAATCAATACCAACCTGATACCCACGCCGTAAGAATTCAAACAGCCAGAACAGACCAGATGGAACACTCTACACCGATGTTCCTGACTTCCAGCTTTTGTTTTGATGACGCGGAAGAAATGCGGGCTACTTTTGCTGATGAAACCGACTTCAACATCTATAGCCGTTTCAGTAATCCGAATGTAGATGAGTTTATACAAAAGATGTGTGCCCTGGAAGGTGCAGAAGCGGGTTACGCTACTGCTTCCGGTATGAGTGCCATCTTTGCCAGCTTTATGGCCCTGCTGAAAGCCGGCGATCATATTCTCTCTGCCCGTTCCATTTTTGGCTCCACGCATACGGTGGTGACTAAATTCCTGCCTAAATGGGGGATTGAGTATTCCTATTTTGATATGAATGATCCGGCTTCCATCGAAGCCATGATTCAACCCAATACCCGGATGATCTACGTGGAAACCCCGTCTAATCCGGGTCTGGAGATCATTGACATGGAATGGCTGGCCGGCATCGCCAATAAACACAATATCATCCTCAATGTAGATAACTGTTTTGCCACACCGGTATTACAGCGGCCCATCGCTGCAGGCGCGCACCTGGTAGTGCATTCTGCTACCAAATGGATCGATGGCCAGGGTAGGGTACTGGGAGGTGTGATTGTAGGTAGAAAAGACCTGATTAAAGACATCCACACTTTCTGCAGAAGCACCGGGCCGGCCATGTCGCCTTTTAATGCCTGGGTACTCAGCAAAAGCCTGGAAACTTTGTACGTGCGGATGGAACGCCACTCGGACAGTGCGTTGAAACTGGCGCAGGCGCTGGAAAACAACCCACACCTGTTATCCATAAAATATCCGTTTCTGCCTACGCATCCACAATATGCCATTGCTACCAAACAAATGAGTGGCGGCGGTGGTATCGTGTGCTTTGAACTGAAAGGCGGGCTGGAACAAGGGGTACGTTTCCTGGATTCCCTGCAGCTCCTGTCGCTGACGGCTAATCTGGGCGACAGCCGTAGTATTGCTTCTCACCCGGCCAGTACTACACATGCCAAACTCACAGACGCAGAAAGAGCCAGCGTAGGTATAACGCCAGGGCTTATACGTATTTCCGTAGGATTGGAAAATATCAAAGATATCCTGGCCGATATTGAGCAGGCGCTCGATAAAAGCAAATAG
- a CDS encoding TonB-dependent receptor: protein MKSILVKAGMASLLLLLSLYPVISAQTPGTISGTVTDKTTGTPMPGVTISIKGVTAGTITGANGSFQLKTTHAFPLTLVFSYVGYKSAEQTVNSATEKVAVQLGSTEILGQEVVVAASRVQESILESPVSIEKLDTRALKASPAPSFYDALINLKGVEMSAQSLTFKSVNTRGFNSNGNTRLLQLSDGMDNQAPGLNFSVGNMVGIPELDLESVELIPGAASALYGPNALNGIVLMNSKNPFQYQGLSAQVKTGFLQDKGRTSATTGYYDVSVRYAKAFNNKWAFKLNVGYLQAKDWQAYDQRDQSLANGHTLQNGTRANNEGYNGVNTYGDENTVNMYNTLASQANTPGSALGAQLAGLAGMLGNTVTPAQILNAAIPGAAMADVTRTGYNESDVVDYNTKNLKLNGALHYKINNNLEALIQGNFGYGTSVYTGADRYSLKNFMMGQYKVELKGSDFYVRLYTTQERSGDSYAAGTLASGINEAWKKSTQWYGEYFGTYAGAALPAFAKAYGAALAGGATPAAALTTAQNALDAQRGAFNTAARNKADQGRFLPGSKEFNDAADAVKSKPIPGDATGIGAKFTDKTNLYQAEFMYNFHRFIHFAEILVGGNYRLYTLNSEKTIFAVDDNGKEFRINEYGGYVQVMKKLAQEHLKLTGSIRYDKNTNFKGQFSPRLSAVYTFLETHNIRASYQTGFRIPHNQDQYIDLLTPQARLIGGLPFLRERYGLNKGPVYTLQSVQAGAPKQYTFREFQPEKIQAYEIGYKALIAKKLLIDAYIYKNDFKNMNGIQVLIQPTGASTRNVFSIPVSAEETVKSWGWALGLDYSLPANFTAGGNISYNELTNEKDLGSFLVMYNTPKVRYNLNFGNRNIANTQIAFNIAWRWQEGYIWQSSFVGPNVNVAGKSEIPAYGTLDAMASKFFPKAKTTIKLGGTNILNKGYTQSWGNPTIGSQWYVALGYNL from the coding sequence ATGAAAAGCATTCTAGTCAAAGCTGGTATGGCTTCCCTGTTGCTATTATTATCCCTATATCCGGTAATCTCAGCACAAACGCCCGGTACTATCAGCGGTACTGTCACCGACAAAACAACCGGTACACCTATGCCTGGTGTTACCATTAGTATCAAAGGCGTTACGGCCGGTACCATCACCGGCGCCAACGGATCCTTCCAGCTTAAAACCACGCACGCATTCCCCCTGACACTTGTATTTTCCTATGTTGGTTACAAGTCTGCAGAACAAACTGTCAACAGCGCTACCGAAAAAGTAGCGGTGCAACTGGGCAGTACAGAAATCCTTGGCCAGGAAGTAGTCGTAGCCGCCAGCCGTGTACAGGAAAGTATACTGGAGTCGCCGGTTTCCATTGAAAAACTGGATACCCGCGCCTTAAAAGCTTCTCCTGCACCCAGTTTTTACGATGCCCTCATCAACCTGAAAGGGGTGGAAATGAGTGCACAGAGCTTAACCTTCAAATCAGTGAATACCCGTGGCTTCAACAGCAATGGTAATACGCGGCTGTTGCAACTGAGCGATGGTATGGATAACCAGGCACCCGGACTGAACTTCTCCGTAGGTAATATGGTGGGTATTCCGGAGCTGGATCTGGAAAGCGTAGAACTTATTCCCGGCGCAGCTTCTGCCCTGTATGGTCCCAATGCCCTCAATGGTATTGTACTGATGAACAGTAAAAATCCTTTTCAGTACCAGGGACTCAGTGCACAGGTAAAAACCGGCTTCCTCCAGGATAAAGGCCGCACCAGCGCCACCACCGGTTATTATGATGTATCTGTACGTTATGCAAAAGCATTCAATAATAAATGGGCTTTTAAATTAAATGTTGGTTACCTCCAGGCGAAAGACTGGCAGGCCTATGATCAACGCGATCAGAGTCTCGCCAACGGACATACGTTGCAAAACGGTACCCGCGCCAACAACGAAGGTTACAACGGTGTGAATACCTACGGCGATGAAAACACCGTCAATATGTATAATACCCTGGCATCACAGGCTAATACGCCCGGTTCCGCCCTGGGCGCGCAACTGGCTGGCCTTGCCGGTATGCTGGGTAACACGGTTACTCCCGCTCAGATCCTGAACGCCGCCATTCCCGGGGCAGCCATGGCCGATGTAACCCGCACCGGCTACAACGAATCCGATGTGGTAGACTACAATACCAAAAACCTGAAACTGAACGGCGCCCTGCACTATAAAATCAATAATAACCTGGAAGCCCTGATCCAGGGCAACTTCGGTTATGGTACGTCTGTATATACCGGGGCAGACCGGTACTCCCTCAAGAATTTCATGATGGGACAATACAAAGTAGAACTGAAAGGCAGTGATTTTTATGTACGGTTGTATACTACCCAGGAAAGATCGGGCGACAGCTATGCCGCCGGTACCCTGGCTTCCGGCATTAATGAAGCCTGGAAGAAGAGCACCCAGTGGTATGGTGAATATTTCGGCACTTATGCCGGTGCCGCCCTGCCTGCCTTTGCCAAAGCATATGGTGCGGCACTCGCCGGAGGTGCTACCCCTGCCGCTGCATTAACCACGGCGCAAAACGCACTTGATGCACAGCGCGGCGCCTTTAATACCGCTGCCAGAAATAAAGCCGATCAGGGCCGCTTTCTGCCAGGCTCCAAGGAGTTTAATGATGCGGCAGATGCGGTGAAAAGCAAACCTATCCCCGGCGACGCCACAGGTATAGGCGCTAAATTCACCGATAAAACCAACCTGTATCAGGCAGAGTTCATGTACAACTTCCATCGGTTCATCCACTTCGCTGAAATCCTCGTAGGAGGTAACTACCGGCTGTATACCCTGAACTCCGAAAAAACCATCTTTGCAGTAGATGATAACGGCAAAGAATTCCGGATCAACGAATATGGTGGCTATGTACAGGTGATGAAAAAATTAGCGCAGGAACATTTGAAACTGACCGGATCTATCCGTTACGATAAAAACACCAACTTCAAAGGACAGTTCAGCCCCCGTTTATCGGCGGTATATACTTTCCTGGAAACCCACAACATCCGGGCTTCCTATCAGACCGGTTTCCGTATTCCGCATAACCAGGATCAGTACATCGACCTGCTGACGCCACAGGCAAGGCTCATCGGCGGTCTGCCCTTTTTACGGGAACGTTACGGCCTCAACAAAGGTCCGGTGTATACCCTGCAGTCTGTACAGGCAGGTGCTCCCAAACAATATACTTTCCGTGAATTCCAACCGGAGAAAATCCAGGCATATGAAATCGGCTATAAAGCCCTCATCGCTAAAAAGCTGTTGATTGATGCCTACATCTACAAAAATGATTTCAAAAACATGAATGGCATCCAGGTATTGATACAACCTACCGGAGCCAGCACCCGGAATGTGTTCTCGATCCCGGTAAGCGCAGAAGAAACTGTGAAATCATGGGGTTGGGCACTGGGCCTCGATTACAGCCTGCCAGCTAATTTCACGGCAGGTGGTAACATCTCCTACAACGAACTGACAAATGAAAAGGATCTGGGCAGCTTCCTGGTGATGTACAACACGCCTAAAGTACGGTACAACCTGAATTTCGGTAACCGTAACATTGCCAATACACAGATCGCCTTTAACATCGCCTGGCGCTGGCAGGAAGGTTATATCTGGCAATCATCCTTCGTAGGACCTAATGTAAACGTAGCCGGAAAAAGTGAAATTCCCGCCTATGGCACTCTCGATGCGATGGCCAGCAAATTTTTCCCGAAAGCCAAAACCACTATTAAACTGGGCGGTACCAATATCCTGAATAAAGGATATACGCAGTCATGGGGTAACCCGACAATCGGTTCCCAATGGTATGTGGCGCTGGGTTACAACCTGTAA
- a CDS encoding reverse transcriptase family protein: protein MAEGLTRQQLYDKIRASSKEEHILEEMIRLGFWAQNTAQPSPSETLIRKEGVLRRELNQLLEERQKYRNKEKMLADMRKERMAKSKLKRAETKKRNEEKRKERAAAWTELSQQQIVYLGEEVSAGLNKTVSDTAQLEKFGLPLFHDATALALAMGTTLGKLRYLAFNRKTGTHTHYQRFQIPKKSGGTRVISAPMPQLKAAQHWILENILYKIKNSESAHGFVPGKSIVTNAAPHIGQDIVINLDLRDFFPSIAYKRVKGLFCKLGYSEQVATILGLICTEPEVDEITLDNRKYYVAKTARHLPQGAPTSPAITNLICFKLDRRFEGLAARYGYAYTRYADDMTFSAKATAADDAGQLLWAVKQVVKEEGFTLHPDKLKVMQKGDRREVTGIVVNDKLSLDRTTLHRFRALLHQIGKTGLSGKTWGKGKNIISSIEGYANYVYMVKPEQGAKLKATLAALLQREDIKAEARQIWTGEPLPVAETPAAGVTETPAPTPAPAASASVAAATTPPPAAGEDSWWKIV, encoded by the coding sequence ATGGCCGAAGGCTTAACCCGTCAACAGCTGTACGATAAAATACGTGCATCCTCCAAAGAGGAACATATACTGGAAGAAATGATCCGCCTGGGTTTCTGGGCGCAAAATACAGCACAGCCATCGCCGTCGGAAACCCTGATCCGCAAGGAAGGGGTACTGCGTCGTGAACTGAACCAGTTACTCGAAGAAAGACAGAAATACCGCAACAAAGAAAAGATGCTGGCCGACATGCGGAAAGAACGCATGGCCAAATCAAAACTCAAAAGAGCGGAGACCAAAAAGCGGAACGAAGAAAAAAGAAAGGAACGCGCTGCTGCCTGGACAGAACTCAGCCAGCAACAGATCGTATACCTGGGAGAGGAAGTATCGGCCGGTTTGAATAAAACCGTATCTGATACGGCACAGCTGGAGAAATTCGGACTGCCGCTATTCCACGATGCTACTGCCCTGGCACTGGCCATGGGTACCACGTTGGGTAAACTGCGTTACCTCGCATTCAATAGAAAAACAGGTACGCATACCCACTACCAGCGTTTTCAGATCCCTAAAAAATCCGGTGGTACCCGGGTGATTTCTGCGCCCATGCCCCAGCTGAAAGCAGCACAGCATTGGATCCTGGAAAATATTCTTTACAAGATAAAAAATAGTGAGTCCGCGCACGGGTTCGTACCCGGTAAATCAATTGTCACCAATGCCGCGCCGCATATCGGGCAAGACATTGTCATCAATCTTGATCTGCGCGACTTTTTCCCTTCCATCGCCTATAAACGCGTGAAAGGATTATTCTGTAAACTGGGATATTCCGAACAGGTGGCCACTATCCTGGGGTTAATCTGTACGGAACCAGAAGTAGATGAAATTACACTGGACAACCGCAAATACTATGTGGCCAAAACAGCCCGTCACCTGCCACAGGGCGCGCCTACCAGCCCGGCCATTACCAACCTGATTTGTTTTAAACTGGACAGGCGTTTTGAAGGACTGGCAGCCAGATACGGTTACGCCTATACGCGATATGCGGATGATATGACTTTCTCTGCCAAGGCAACGGCGGCAGATGATGCCGGCCAGCTGTTATGGGCCGTTAAACAGGTGGTAAAAGAAGAAGGATTCACCCTGCATCCTGATAAGCTGAAAGTGATGCAGAAAGGCGACCGCCGGGAAGTAACCGGTATTGTGGTGAATGATAAACTGAGCCTGGACCGGACTACCCTGCACCGCTTCCGTGCCTTGTTGCACCAGATTGGTAAAACAGGCCTGTCAGGTAAAACCTGGGGCAAAGGCAAAAACATTATCAGCAGCATCGAAGGATATGCCAACTATGTATACATGGTAAAGCCAGAACAGGGGGCTAAACTGAAAGCAACGCTGGCAGCGCTGTTACAACGGGAAGATATCAAAGCGGAAGCCCGTCAGATATGGACCGGCGAGCCCCTGCCTGTTGCGGAAACACCTGCCGCAGGAGTAACTGAAACACCCGCACCTACACCCGCACCAGCTGCATCGGCATCTGTGGCCGCAGCCACCACGCCACCGCCAGCGGCGGGAGAGGACTCCTGGTGGAAGATTGTATAA
- a CDS encoding OsmC family protein: MKIALQRVDDGFNMEAVDEGGHKVLMDSSVENGGKNNGVRPMQMMIMGLGGCSAIDVLMILKKQRQEVTDFRIEIDAEREKGKEPALWETAHIIFHFTGNIDPDKAARAVELSMNKYCSVAETLRQSNTKLTWEVKLNA; the protein is encoded by the coding sequence ATGAAGATAGCATTACAAAGAGTAGACGACGGCTTTAACATGGAGGCTGTAGACGAAGGCGGTCACAAAGTACTGATGGATTCATCAGTGGAAAACGGCGGCAAAAACAATGGGGTAAGACCTATGCAGATGATGATTATGGGACTGGGAGGCTGTTCTGCTATCGACGTGTTAATGATCCTCAAAAAGCAACGCCAGGAAGTAACGGATTTCCGTATCGAAATCGATGCAGAAAGAGAAAAAGGGAAAGAACCAGCTTTATGGGAAACGGCTCATATCATCTTCCATTTTACCGGTAATATCGATCCGGATAAAGCAGCACGGGCTGTAGAGCTTTCTATGAATAAATACTGCTCCGTAGCGGAAACCCTGCGTCAGTCGAATACCAAACTGACCTGGGAAGTGAAACTGAACGCGTAA